GACTGGCATATTCAGTTATCCAAGGGGGAAAGCTCTTGACATATACCGCAGGCAAAAGCTTGGCTCATCTCTCTGTAGCATGCCTGAAAATATGGAAGAAGCTCCCCCAGTTACTCAAGTAATTGCTATTGAACCATTAGCTTTTGTTGTTCCTGATGCTGAGGAGGAGGTGAGCTACATCTATTACTTCGTTTGTTCAGACTTGGTAGGTTttctaagttttaaaaaaatatttgatactAGATTGCTTGATCAATCTTATTATAGGCTGTTCTCAATGATATATGGAAGGGTAAAATTACTGGTGGTGGTGTTTCTAACAATTCCTTTAGAAAGGGTCAATCAATGGATAATGTCACAGGTAATTGTTTCTCTAACGCCATGTCTGGATGCGGTACTGACTGCTACTCCCATCCTATCCGTTGTCTTTTTGAAGTAGGATAAGAGATTCTCTCTGAATTTGTTTTTGTATCTTCCAGAAACAGGGGATACAGAGCCCAACAATACAAAAATGGGTGCTCCCTCCGCTGATGTCACTGAAGAGATGGTTGATAGGTTGCTGAAAACTTCAATAGGTGTTGAAGAAGCCAATATCTATAGCTTTGTTTATGAGAACAGTGTCCAGGTCAAGTTTGATGGTGAGTAAAGTATTACCTCTATTTAAATCAGCTCTTCTCATCAAGGTTGATTTTCCTGTTGACTTCTGACGAAGGAACTTGTTTGTGATTCAGGAGGAGATAATCATGAAGGACAGAGAGAGAATCTTTCTGAAGATGTCACTGTAGATGGAAGTTTGTTGACCAGGAAGAGAACTGATAATAGTGACTGCTTTAAATACATTAGTGGGTCCCAATCTGATATGTCTGTGCAGAGCTTACCAGATTCCGGAATAACCAGGACACCTATATGTGAGAACAATCAACATTTTGCTTTTGATGGAAGTTTGAAGGTGTCTGATGATTCTAATTCTGTATTTTTGAAGTCCTCTTCTGAAATCTATTGGAACAACCTTCTAGGAAGGGGTATTCCACCAGAGGAGTTGAGTTTGTACTATCGTGATCCTCAGGGCGAAATCCAGGGGCCATTTCTCGGAGCTGACATCATTTCATGGTTTGATCAGGGATTTTTTGGTATGGACTTACTAGTTCGCTTGGAAGATGCCCCTGAAGATTCACCTTTCTTTGAACTTGGTGATGTAATGCCGCATTTGAAATTTGAACATGAACATTTTGGTAACACCAATCTTTCCCAGGCAGAACCATCTGCTGTACTAGAGGGTAAGTTGGATTCTGGTTTACGTAGCTCAGCTTCTGTTTCTGAGATGGTTGGTTCTGCTGCCTTTGATGGCTCCTGCTGGCAGCCATCTGATTTTGATGGCCTTGGTGGGCATCATATTCAGTCAGTACCTGATCATCCAGCTCGTCAATTTAAACCTCCATATTCACAAAATGAAGAGTATAACGATTTTGGTGCTCAAGATGAAGGTGAGTTAGCATTTTTAGCTTGGATCCTTATTGATTATGTCAATACATAACTTCCTATCGCTTTGGAGGTCAGAATGTAGCCTTTCTTTTCCTGAAAATAGGCCAGCAAGATCATGATCATTGATATTTAATGTGCTTGGCGTTTATCTGTTGTTTTGCTATTCAATTCTTTAAGTTTCCATTTTCTCTTGCAGAAATTGTGTTTCCAGGAAGACCTGGAAGCAGCGGTAATCCTATTGGAAAAACTTCTACTGGTCTTACTGATCCTTCAAATATCCACCGTGCAACTCCAAGCGCAATATGTGATGGTGGAGTTCCAAATCATGAAGAGACATTGCATCCACTTGGTTTATTATGGTCAGAGCTTGAAGGCACTACCGGAAAGAGTGGTCCTATCTCAGATGTTCCTTTTAGAGGAACTGGCCAGGATCAAGTTCTAAACCCTGGTGCTGGAAGGGTTGGGCCATTTGGTGCCAAGATGGACTCAACCTCTGCTGCGGAGACATGGACTGATGCTTATAGAAGAAATGCTGGATCTGAACCCAACTTATATCAAGATGCTATGGATGCCAGCCGCTTATTGCACCAGGACCATGAAATGAGCCGGTTTGAGTTAGCAGAGAAGATGTTTTCCCAACAACTTCAGCAGCAGCATCCTCATAATTTGATGTCCCATCATAATAGTAACTTAAATGAAGCTTTGATGGAACGTGGAACAAATCATAACTTAATGCACCAACCACAGTTGGCGAGTCAGGCTGGGCAGGATCTAGAACACTTTATGGTGCTTCAGCTGCAACAGCAGAGACAGTTACAGCTTCAACAGCTgcagcaacagcaacagcaacagtTCCATCAACAGCAAATGCTAATGAAAGAACAACAGTCCCATGTTAGGCAGCTGGCTCTTGAACAATTATTGCAGAGTCAAGTACGGGATCAAAGTCACACGCAATCACGTCTTGATGCTATTAGGCATAATAGTGCTCTGGAGCAGGTGTTGATAAAGCAACAAATTCTGAGTGATCTGCAACAGCGTCCACATCTTCCTCCGAGACATGCTGAATCATCTATTGAGCATCTCATTCAAGCAAAGTTTGGTCAAATGCCACATCAAGGGCCTCAAAATGATTTAATGGAGCTCTTATCACGGGCAAAACATGGACAGTTGCACCCTTTAGAGCAACAAGTCCGTCAACAAGAACAAGCTCATGAGAGGTTAAGACAACGTTTGGAAATGGAGGAAGATAGACAGATCGGTGCTGTATGGCCTGTTGATGAAACTGGTCAGTATCTAAGAAATCCAGGTGTTGCTCGTCGAGCAAATTCCGGATTTGGTCCATTAGATATTTACCAACAGCAACAGATACCCCCTCCTGAAGAGCATGTTAGTGTTCTGGAAAGGAATTTGTCAATGCAGGATAGACTTCAGCGGGGTctctatgacaccggatttaTGCCCTTGGAACGGACAATGTCAGTACCTGGTGGTGGTCCTGGTGTTAATTTGGATGCCGTAAATCCTCTAGTACATGCACCAGGTTTAGAAATGCAAGATCCAAATTCAAGAATGCACTCAGCTGGTCATATGCCTGCTTTCTCGACTGGCATCCACTTGCAATCTTCTCACCGTCCTCCGTTTCAATTTCATGCTCCAAATGTTGATACAATTGAAAATTATTGGTCCGAAAGAAATGGTCAGTTACCAGCTGATTGGATGGATACTAGGATGCAGCAACTACATCTTAAAGGTGAGAGGCAAAGAAGAGATTTTGATGTCAAAAGGGCTTCTGAAGATCAAAGTATGTGGATGTCAGCTGGTGCTAATGATGACAGTTCAAAGCGATTACTTATGGAACTGCTCCAGCAAAAGTCTGGCCAGCAGTCAACTGAGCAAGCAGAAATGACCAGAGGGATTTTGTTTGAGAGGGGCTTACACTCTGGTCACTTTTCTGTGACAAATGCTTCAAACCGTTCGTTCAACCCTCTTTTGGACCAGGATACGAGTCTAAACCAAGCTTTTACTGTTGGGTCATATGGTTCTAATTCAGATTTGCCACCACAGAGAGATCATGTAAATGAGATTGCTGATAGTCTTGATGCTTGTGAGAGATTGCCCTTCAAATCTCATTCTGGAGCTTTAGCTGAAGCTCAACCTGTCTTTTCCAGCATCAGTGATGCCTCTCAGGTGATTTACAAGATCCCAGACATACATCTTATATGTGTTGGCAATAAACATACATTCTTACATGTCACGATGGGTATCTGTAGGTACATTTAGAGGCTCGCGAAAGTATTGTTAGGCAAGCTGGTTTGACGACTGTAGAAGGGGAAATGCCAACTAATTTGCTTAGCAGGCACACTGCACTCGGGACTGGAggttctctctttctctctctataaatACACTCAGAcacatataaatatacatatgttGTGTATTGCATTGAATACGTATGTCTGTCTGTGCTCGTATATCCTTTTATTAAAAGAAGTTTTATTGTTTGACAGATTGTAGTGTTTTCAAATCATCTTCACGTGGAAGTCTAGACTTCTACAATGACAAGATTGATAGAGGGGATTCGGCTATAGAGGAAATTCCCAAGGAACGGTATGTGTTATCATCTGTTTCTTCCTGGAAAGGacttatttttatgtatgtCATTCTGATGGTTTAGTTCGGGAAATCAAGTAAAGTTTGTGCTTCAGTAGCTGCAACAGTTTTGTTCATATAAAATTCTTTGAAATAGGAAATCACTAGTTGTAATTCCTGGAGTGTAGAATTAATCGCCAAGATTCTATTACAAAAAGAATGTACCCTAATTATAAGGTTGGCTTACTAACAAACTTTTTTTCTGTAGAGTACCGAACATTTTAGTTATGTATGATATTTTACTTGCCTACCATCTTCATTTTACTGATATTCTTACGTCGTATAtgagtatttttgtttttatcagAGGAAGTAAATTTTACGAAATCAGTACTAAGCTGGTACTGTGAGGAGTACAAAACAGTGTAGTACTGCTGATCTTCCCCTATTTCGTTGTATTGTTCTAAAAATTCGAGAAGGTTTGTCAAGTTTTCTACCCTGCAGACCTTACACCCATTGTAACTCGAGAAGACTGGCACTGTGATTACCAAAGTCTTAGGAAAAGTGATGTTTTGGCACCAATTTGGATGTTCGAAAACTTTCTCCCATTCTGTATGTTTAGACGAATCACTGtcatatattgaattattttttgtacttgtGTTTTAATCCTGTAAAACCGTGTTGTGCAAATgtctgattttaatttttacatgGTGCTACTCTTCTTGCTCTAAAAGTtctgttcctcaacttcttcttTTCAATGGTTAATTCTTTTTGTGCAAGTCATGGAAGAGTTACCATTTTGTATATAGGACTAGCTCCATTCGCTCAATGAagattatgttgtgattttgCTTTCCTGATATGCATCTTGTTTCTATTTGGTTAGAATGGCTGTGACATCAAAAAGGACAGATAACATCTTGCCGAAGCGTCCACCTGTCTCGCGCATTTCTTCAACCCAGGAGGGTTTATCGGAGATAAATTCTGATAGCCTAGCGAGAGGCAAAAATCCTTCACATGGCATGGCTTCTGAAGGTGGGAtgtctttctcttttttgttaTCACTGTCTTCTGATTGTGTCTTGATATTACTCTATTTGCTAGCTATTTTGCACCTTGAAGATGTGAATTTTATGACATTTCTTTTGGTCTGTCCAAAAAGTAAtgattctttctatttttagtaaCACTTTACTTCAAACTTTACATTTTACCTAGAGTTGGATGATTTCTAGCCATATAAATGTCTGTAACTTATTTTGAGTCAtaagtttcaaaagtcttttagGAGTTATTGTCAATCCCCTTGCACCACTGGCCACACTCATTCTCTCCATCCTAATTGCTTACTTATATTTGTATCAATTCTGTCACTAGGGGGTAGGAAGGAAGCGGGAGGTAATGCTGCAAATCAAGTTCTTGGTTCTGCGACATCTGTAAATAAAGACGGGCGGTTTCGTCGAACTGCATCTTGTAGTGACGCTGATGTTTCAGAGACATCATTCAGTGATATGCTTAAGAGTAATGTTAAGAAGGCAACAGCTCAGGAGGCACATGCATCAGAGGCATTGGATGCAACACAGTATGCCCGTAGTGGTaagaagaaaggaaagaaaGGAAGACAAATTGATCCTGCTCTTCTTGGTTTCAAGGTTACAAGCAATCGCATCATGATGGGTGAGATACAACGGATAGAAGATTAGTTGCTGTACAGTTGTAACTTATGTCCCATGACATATTCTTGTGCTGTACATTTTCTAGTCGTGTGTAAAATTTCTGTAACACACTTTCTGTTATTCCATCCCATTTTGTGTAGGGATGGATGGCTGTTGAGATGTAGTTAGTGTAGCCAATTAGTTGAGTTAACTTGTGTCGATTGAATCAAGTAGAGCAGAGTAATATCCTTACATAATATACCAATAAGCTCTGAAAGTGTAAAGAAGGTGCTTGTGAAGACCTCCTTACGTTCTCTACAATTACAAGAGTGGGAGTAATTATGTTCATAAACTATTTAACATTAGGCCTCAATTTTAGCTGTGGTTTCACTATTTACATTCCCCCGGCTGCACTTTGCGTTTTCTATCCCTTTTActcattgtattttttttgcgTTTCTGAGTTTAAAAAACACTAAGTAGAGTAAATCATGaatgagttttttcttttatattgtaaatgatgtaaaatcccTCACTCAAATCTTGCGTTCCAAACAAGACTCAAAACACCAGTTCttcctttaaaaaaattcaaaatttgcgGATCAATCAGTCGAGCTTGATACTACATCGTACAATTAttaactaaaatttatcatcaatattCAAAGTATTCATCTAAATTGTTTGTGATAGAACATTCGTATGAAAAGCATCCCTTTGTAGACTCAGAGGGCGGAGCCAACATTAGAAGTCTTgagagttttaaattttcctttcCCTTCCTTAATATTGAGTTGTCAATAAGTTTTGTTAGGTTCACAAGTTATTACTTAATTTCTAGTACAAAGGGTCTACGAAAAAGTTATTGTGTTCGTCCAAACCCACGAACCCTACTTAGCTCCGACCCCTAATTGTAGTAATGCAATATTACAATCAGGCAACAGAaacacaaaatacaaatatatacgagtaaatattttgaagacaaatacaaataaatacacaTACAGTTGAAGATAAGCTACCACTTTGGGCAATAAAATGTCAAGCAATGTGAAGCACTGGTCAAACATGAGTTGGTATGACCACTCTTTGCttatcaaaaagattttatagAAGGAACACATATTATTCTTCATTTCGAAAAAAAATGAcctaatttgatttgatatgaaatttaaaaaaataaaaaagattttttactattatacttctaaattaagttatgtTGAATATACCAAAATGCCATTGAATCTTATGATCTAAAATATGTTAGGtagaaaactaaaattttgtGATACACTAAAGATAATACTAAATTCCGCTGCGTTCGTAAAAATCATCATGGTTAAAGATGACACAAAATTCCATTGCGTTCATATATANNNNNNNNNNNNNNNNNNNNNNNNNNNNNNNNNNNNNNNNNNNNNNNNNNNNNNNNNNNNNNNNNNNNNNNNNNNNNNNNNNNNNNNNNNNNNNNNNNNNNNNNNNNNNNNNNNNNNNNNNNNNNNNNNNNNNNNNNNNNNNNNNNNNNNNNNNNNNNNNNNNNNNNNNNNNNNNNNNNNNNNNNNNNNNNNNNNNNNNNNNtatatatatatatatatatatatatagttgggaaaaaggacaaatatacctCCGAACTATCATAAATGGTATGCAAATACCCTGCGgtcaaaaactagagcatatataccctttatattAATGGACATACACTTTTCATAAATCTTATCCACCGATCCGACATTTATCGACGAATAAGATTGCGCCACGTGTCTTTATTTAGTTTTCCATTAGATTGAAGGGCATATGTGATATAGTTTTTGGACAGCAGGAATATCAATGTCCCAAAAATATGACGAAAAATATCTACatatcatttacgatagttcagagttatatttgtccttttcccCAATATAGTTTATATGCATGtgtattatttaaaatctaataAGATGCTCATTAAATGGCAGAGTTATTGTAGattagtaaatatatatatacaaagtacaaatatatatagGGGCATGCTATAGCACACTTATGCTGCTTCTCCAATTAAAAACATACTGTTTCTTTGACAGGACACCACATCAATACCCCAACATTCTCTGAGATCATGTGTCCTAATTTCCGCTCTTCCTGTCCCTTACCTTCcataattaacaatataattcTTGTATAACACTCGTACAGTAGACAACAAAAAgtataaagaaaaggaaaatgtgCAATCGAGTCCAAGGCCGTCTTAATAAGTTTGAacactcaaaatcaaatttcataAGAAACTTATTATTTTCTAGTTATTATATGTAAATTGAATAACTATATCATACTTAATGTCATCTTATAATTGAAGTCTCAAAAGGATAGATAGATATACGCTTGTAGACCTTATAAAGTTAAAAAgcttttataaatatataatagtaTATAGATTTTTCATAATGCAAAAGGTTTTACCTTTTGGTGAACTTTAGAATATTCactaatgagaaaataaaaattgaaggaaaaattaaaaaaagaagaagataaatataAGAATAGTAAGGTGGATTCAAGATATGAATAAATAGCAACATAAGAAAGGATGTTGCAATTAACAAAAtgtagaaatataaataaaaaggatCAACATTAATTAGAGATGGttttaatttcttgattataTCTACAAAACAAGGATTACCATAACTCATGAGATCAAACTACTAACTAACATTGACACATTATACCAACTCTAACATACTTAATAattagctaaaaaaaaaaaaaacttaaaaccaCATTACTTGAAAgaaaccaaaattaaaaatggagCAGCACTCCATTCATCCATCCATTAACCTAATTCTAaagttaaaacaaattaaagccATAATGCTCCAGCTTCCTTAAGAAGTGGAACCAAAGTACCATTAATATGAGAAGCCATAACTCTATCCATTGCTCCAATTAATTTTCCACCAATGAATACAACAGGCACTGCTGGTGAGTTTCCTAATAGCCTTGAAAGTGCTCTTTCCATATCTTTACCTTTAGGATCTTGATCCAATTCATAAACAGTTGGATGTACACCCATTCCACAAAACAACCTTTTCACTGCATGACACATACAACATGTACTCATACTGAATATCACCACAGCACTTCCTGAAGCAAGCCTTATTACTCTCTCTAATGGATCCGACGACGATGATGCACACCTTGTTTCTATGTTGTGGTAGTTTCCACCCCAAGATGATGACTCTGCTGCTTGATACATTGTTATAGATAATATGTTTTTTCAAGAAGAAGTAGAGGTAGAATGTTAGATGATGGAATTGTGAAGTTGATGAGGGGTATATATATAGAGGTGTGTGGGGCCATGTATTAAAGGGGTATTTCCTCGTCCACAATTACTTTACAGGCATGCCAAAAATAGATGTCtaaaattaattgttaatttaaataattaagaaataatttttaaatttgtccGTAATGATAGTGTAgttcaattgaaaagttatgtagacttttaatatttttgatatagtaGGGTTATATTACTCAAATTACACCttgtaataacttttttttgacGGTGTGCATGACcttaacatgacaaacaattatGGACGGAGGGAATTTTACCAATATAAAGTGTACTGGTGGGAGTGTTTCACTATTAACTAGAGGTTTCGAATACGAGCCTTAGATATGGAGAAATCCTGTTGGAAGCGTCATCCCCAAATAGACCCTACAGAGCGCGATCTAAaacaccaaataaaaaaaataaaacaaaaaggtATTTGTCTAGTTATATTCGTTAAAGTGTGCGTTGGAATTTAAAACTAAGGTGTAGTAGGAATAAATATAGAAGTAAATGTTCCTTTAATGAGATGTAAGCATTTGTAatgctttttataaaaaaacataagtgCGAGAATTTAAGGGAAGAGGCAAATGTGTCAGCGGAGAGAGGCGGCTATGATGTTTAATGTGTCTGCAACACAATAAAACACTTTACTCTCGCAATCTTTATTGATCCATAGAAATTAGAAGCTGTTCGAGCATTCGAATGGT
The window above is part of the Solanum pennellii chromosome 5, SPENNV200 genome. Proteins encoded here:
- the LOC107020323 gene encoding uncharacterized protein LOC107020323 — encoded protein: MAEGNLDLPDDLLSSKTSDHSKGNDDNKPFMGQLDISKDQPMVDSSIPLSPQWLYVKPSDTKMEPRPPSSLSLGSSVDSSQKDAWRTDVPEDKKDWRRTTMETESSRRWREEERETGLLGRRERRKTDRRAEHDVNNRNSGVDTRRDNKWSSRWGPDDKEKENRTEKRIDVDKEDVHNDGQTFVANRTVSERESDSRDKWRPRYKMEGNSAAPSSYRAAPGFGQERGKVEGSNVGFNLGRGRSTGTIIRPSSGGAIGASPFENSVPGKSGISTGIFSYPRGKALDIYRRQKLGSSLCSMPENMEEAPPVTQVIAIEPLAFVVPDAEEEAVLNDIWKGKITGGGVSNNSFRKGQSMDNVTETGDTEPNNTKMGAPSADVTEEMVDRLLKTSIGVEEANIYSFVYENSVQVKFDGGDNHEGQRENLSEDVTVDGSLLTRKRTDNSDCFKYISGSQSDMSVQSLPDSGITRTPICENNQHFAFDGSLKVSDDSNSVFLKSSSEIYWNNLLGRGIPPEELSLYYRDPQGEIQGPFLGADIISWFDQGFFGMDLLVRLEDAPEDSPFFELGDVMPHLKFEHEHFGNTNLSQAEPSAVLEGKLDSGLRSSASVSEMVGSAAFDGSCWQPSDFDGLGGHHIQSVPDHPARQFKPPYSQNEEYNDFGAQDEEIVFPGRPGSSGNPIGKTSTGLTDPSNIHRATPSAICDGGVPNHEETLHPLGLLWSELEGTTGKSGPISDVPFRGTGQDQVLNPGAGRVGPFGAKMDSTSAAETWTDAYRRNAGSEPNLYQDAMDASRLLHQDHEMSRFELAEKMFSQQLQQQHPHNLMSHHNSNLNEALMERGTNHNLMHQPQLASQAGQDLEHFMVLQLQQQRQLQLQQLQQQQQQQFHQQQMLMKEQQSHVRQLALEQLLQSQVRDQSHTQSRLDAIRHNSALEQVLIKQQILSDLQQRPHLPPRHAESSIEHLIQAKFGQMPHQGPQNDLMELLSRAKHGQLHPLEQQVRQQEQAHERLRQRLEMEEDRQIGAVWPVDETGQYLRNPGVARRANSGFGPLDIYQQQQIPPPEEHVSVLERNLSMQDRLQRGLYDTGFMPLERTMSVPGGGPGVNLDAVNPLVHAPGLEMQDPNSRMHSAGHMPAFSTGIHLQSSHRPPFQFHAPNVDTIENYWSERNGQLPADWMDTRMQQLHLKGERQRRDFDVKRASEDQSMWMSAGANDDSSKRLLMELLQQKSGQQSTEQAEMTRGILFERGLHSGHFSVTNASNRSFNPLLDQDTSLNQAFTVGSYGSNSDLPPQRDHVNEIADSLDACERLPFKSHSGALAEAQPVFSSISDASQVHLEARESIVRQAGLTTVEGEMPTNLLSRHTALGTGDCSVFKSSSRGSLDFYNDKIDRGDSAIEEIPKERMAVTSKRTDNILPKRPPVSRISSTQEGLSEINSDSLARGKNPSHGMASEGGRKEAGGNAANQVLGSATSVNKDGRFRRTASCSDADVSETSFSDMLKSNVKKATAQEAHASEALDATQYARSGKKKGKKGRQIDPALLGFKVTSNRIMMGEIQRIED
- the LOC107019956 gene encoding glutaredoxin-C5-like yields the protein MYQAAESSSWGGNYHNIETRCASSSSDPLERVIRLASGSAVVIFSMSTCCMCHAVKRLFCGMGVHPTVYELDQDPKGKDMERALSRLLGNSPAVPVVFIGGKLIGAMDRVMASHINGTLVPLLKEAGALWL